DNA from Ovis canadensis isolate MfBH-ARS-UI-01 breed Bighorn chromosome 4, ARS-UI_OviCan_v2, whole genome shotgun sequence:
gaagcagggagaggAAGGTGATGTACCTATATTGCTCTTCCCCCAACTCACCACAAGATCCTCCTGCCTTCCGTGATTGGTTGCGCGAGTTTTGAACCCACTGGCTCAGCTCTCGTCCTTTATCAGGAGCCCTGTCCTTGCagcaaggaggtgggagggggccgtGGGGTCACTCTCACCATTGCTTTAAACCCAGAGTCAGGAGACTTGCCAATGAACCAGCTTCTACCAAGAAGTCAACCTGAAAGCTGCCCAGAAGGGCAGGACGTGTCCTACCAGGGCTCCAATAGCAACCCTTGAGGCAGCAGGGGGACCCAGTATGTGCCGGCCTGTGCCCCACCCTCCTCTCACCCTTCTGAGCCCCAGGCATAAGGTCTGGAATCCTCAGACAGTCCATGTAACTGCCCAAGGCAGGGTCAGATCCCCTGGAGTCACCCTGGGGAAAGGGCAGAGCCTGGCATCTCCATCCACCGCAACTGGCATGGAGTCGGGTGTCTGCCCCCCACACCTGGAACACGCTATCTCCTGCAGGAGGCGTCGGAGGCGACATCCTGATCGACGTCGGCACAGGCCCCACCATCTACCAGCTTATCTCGGCCTGCGAGGCCTTCCAGGAGATCATCATGTCAGACTACTCGGAGCTCAACCTCCGGGAGGTGGACAAGTGGCTGAAGAAGGACCCGGGGGCCTATGACTGGTCCCCAGCCATGCAATACGTGTGTGGGCTCGAGGGAGACAGGTATCCACAGTCCCCATCCTTCTCACAAGACGTCTCCCATCCTCACAGGCCTGAGCCTGAGCCTGCCACCCTGCATCACTGGCCAGCTCCCTCTAGCTTGTTCCTAACCCACTTGGGTCTCTGGCCCAGAGCACCTCCCTCCCTTTGAGTGAGTCCCACCTGCAGCCTCAGAGTTGCCTGTGATCAAAGCTTCGGTTCCCTGATTTGCTCTCCATGTTTTGCATCCCTTCCATCCTGTGGGACCTTTTTCAGTCCCTCCTCTTGCTGGAAGCTCCCCTGATTGCTCCAGCACACGCAGATCTCTTTGCTCTCAAAACTCGTGGTTCAGCTTCCACGTTACCTAGTGTTGGAGGGGCACGTGTTATGGGAAGACATGAGCTTCTTGGAATCGCCCACATCTATCTCCTCCACACTGCTACCAAGTCCCAGAGACCAACAGCACTCACCCCCTCCAGGCACCTTCCCCATCCAGTTCACAGAGAGGGAATCCATCAACCAGAGTccgggaaactgaagcccagatgTGGAGAGTGCCCTCTAGGCCACCTTAGAGCAGGACAAAGACCAGACTTTAAATTCCTGTCCCATCTTTTGGCCATGGGGGCCTGACCAAATTACAGACTAAGGGCAGCCTGAAATGGAACAGGGCCTCAGGGTCTCTGAGCACAGGGTCTCTGCATCATCCCAGCCTGGGCTTCATACATTCTTGTCATCATTCACAGAGAGCATTCTGAGAGTCAGGTCACTTCCAGATGCTGGGAATAGCACAGTGAATGAAGCCTCTGCCCCGTGGAGCTCACATGCTCGTAGGAAGCACAACGCCCCCAAAGTACATGGAGGAAGGATTCAGGGAAAAACAAGCGTTCTAGAGAAGACTCTCCAGCTGCAGGGGCCTAGAGAGGTATAGGTGCTATGTTAGGTGGGAGGGTGTCTTACTCACCTTGAGCCATCATATGAAATGTCACGGATGCAGCAGCTTGAGCAAAGACGCTCACTTCTCACATTCCGCAGGCTGGGAGCTCAGGATCTGTCCTTGAACTTGGTGAGGGTGCTCTCCCTGGCCTGTAGATGCCATCTTTTTGCCATGTCCTCtgaagaaggagagggagaatcAGCTCGCTCTCTAGTCTGTCTTCTTGTAAAAGGCACAAATCCCATCATGAGTGGCCCCTGCTCATGATCTCATTTACCTCTATTTACCTGCCAAAGGCTCCATCTCCACATACATCCACATACATGTTAGGGTTTCAGCATATGAATATGACAGGGATACAATTCAGTCCCCAGCAGACAGCAAGAGAAAGCCTCTCCTCTAAGAAAGAGCACTTCGAGCAACTCCTTGGGAGATGTGAGGGAGAAAGGGTGAGAGTCAGGCAGAGGGGATGGCAAGGGCGAAGGCCCAGCTGTGGGAAGGAGCTGTTTTAAAGAAGGATATTTACAGGCTCAGGGGCTGCGGGGAGGAGGAATGGGGGTATATTGCATACTGGGGGCAGAGTTTCAGCATGGGGGATGACAAGTATTGGAATTAGGAAATGGTGATAGTTGCTCACATTGTGAATTTTGTTAATGTCCCTGGATTGCAGAGAGTGACTGAAACGGCAAATGTTTGTTATATGCCTTttgcaatttaaaattaataatgcaATATGCTAAAATTGAGTTAttcaaaagaaagacagaaaaaggaggaggaggaagaggaggagaaggaagtggagaagGAGGACTCAGATGTCAAATGCACTGTCACCTatcagctgtgtggccttgaacaAATCACTCAacctctgtgtgcctcagtttcctgatctgtataATGGGAGAAATATGATGTTCTTCATAGGCCCATAGGAAGCCCTCCTTAGGGTATGGGGGATGTTGTCCTAATTGTCATTGTCACCTCGTTGACCCTCCCTCACAGGAGCAAgtggcaggagaaggaggcccgGCTCCGAAGGACAGTCACGCAGTTACTGATGTGTGACGTGAACCAGCCCCATCCTCTGGGGTCTGCCCAGGTGCCCGCAGCAGACTACGTGCTGAGCCTGCTGGCCCTGGAGTGCGCCTGCCAGGACGTGGACACCTACCAGGCAGCCATCCAGAACCTGGTCGGCCTCTTGAAGCCAGGCGGGCACCTGGTCACCTCGGTGGCCCTGTGCTGCCGTGAATACATGGTGGGCTCCAGGAAGTTCTTTGGCCTCTCGCTGGAGAAGGAGACAGTGGAGAAGGCCGTGCAGGAGGCTGCCAGGTGCTAAAGTGCCAGTACAGCCCCATCAACTACTCAGAGGCCCAGTGCATCAACAAGGGCCACTGTTTTGTGGTTGCCCACAAGGCCCCCGGGGCCTGAGGCCAGTCTGGCAGACAGGGCCTCCCCAGAGGGAGAAGTCAGGGTCCCAAAGTCTAGTAAGTCTGGAGCCCCCCGCTGCAGAGTAAGCCTGAACACCATCCCTTCATCTTGCACTATGTCCCAAGGTCACACTTGATAAACAggttctccctgcccccagcccagagATCTGTCTCCCACACCCATTCCCTGCACCAAATATCCTACaccaaaaatcagaaaaataaagtggtcCGGCTACATGTTGTCTTGATTTGGGTCTCCCACCCCCTTATGCAGACCCTAGACAAGGATTGAGAGCAAATAGATCTTGAATAAGAGTCACCAAGGACATCACCATGGTGGGAACTGGAATCATCTGTTGGGAAGTCACCCATCCTCAGGGAGCTGAGACATTTATTCAGCAATACTCAAAGGGGTTGTTCAGGGGTACCGCATTAACTGGACAGCATTTTCAGCCTGCCAATTCGTGCGTATAGGGCAAGACAGGCTCAGGCAAAGACCTGAAGGGCTGGTGCCTGGAAGCTGAGGGCAGGCTGAGGGGATGGGAAGAGACTGCAAGAGCATGTGCCGCTCACACGCACACCCCATGAGCTGCGGTGTGGGGCCGGTGCTGGGCAGTCTGGCCCATCAGCTGAAGGAACAGAGCTGCAGGTTCTCAAAGGACCACAGCATCCATAAGAACTGGATGATTTCTAGGAAATCTCCTATTAACCTTGGGTGGGAAAACTGACACGTGAGAGGAAAGGTGACTGGCCCACGGGTGCTCATGGAGTCCACTGCAGAGTCAGAACTGGCACCAAGGTCCATGTGAGGATGGACCTGGCTGGGAGATGGAGCTGCTGGGAGTGGGCACAGGTGGGACCTGGAAGACCCAAGGGGAGCAGGGGTCTGCAATCAGCCCATGGGCTCTGTGCCCCTTGTTTTTTCTGCTTGAGGTCACCCCATCGGCCCAGCACCCTGGGCTTAGGAGGAAAACCAAACTTGTTCCCCCAGAATATCTGTGAAAGGAGGTTACTAGGGACCAAGAAGGTGATGGAGCCTCAGGGAGTAGTCATCTGAACCAGGGGAGGTAGAGCGGGGAGTCTGGCTGCCCCCTCCACAGGACCAAGAATTGGAGCTTTGGGAAGACCTGAGTCACGTCTCTAGAAGCACCTTCACGGGGTCATGTGTCTCTCAAGACACTCCTTGTCCACACAGCCGGCCAGCTCACAGCCCAGCCAGCTGCTGACCCTGGGCTGACACGTTCTCTTTAGCATGTGGGAGAGTGTTGGCCTTCCACCACCCAAGCCTGGCTACCTTGTGAAGCCCCTGATGCTCTCTGAACTGGGGCATGGGCCCCTCACAGCTCCCACTGTCCAATGTAGTCCATGCCCCACATAGCAGGCCCCCTGGGCAAATGCAGTCAAGCCTCTGGACACAGGACCAGGTCTCAACAGGTAAAAGCCTGCAAGTCCCTCCAGCACCTGACAGCCGCCTCCTGTCCTCAGGTCACCACGCAGGGCTCCCTGAACCAGTTCAGCCTGCACGTCCTCGCTACACAGGCTCGTTCTGTCTCCTCCAGCCCATGTTCCAGCTCTGAACAGCTTCCTACAAGGGAAGGGCAAGGAGAAGAGTTGAGCCAGGACACTTTACCCATTTGCTAGCCTGCTGCTAAAGCCCAGAGTTTTCCCAACGGCTTCCATTGtgttctggggggggggggggtggtccttGAGCCTTACAGCAGAGGGCAGCAACAGGAAAGTCCTCTTCTTCCCTACCTCAGTTGGGTCTTGGGGTTCAGGCAGCAGAGAAGGGGCGATGTGGTGGCCATGGCTCCCAATGGCCACCAGAGGGCACTGCAGGGCAGAAAGCGGCAGGCAAAGTGCAGGAAGGACAGATGTCAGGGGCCTCCTTAGGAAAGAAAACTCCATAGTTGGGCCACTTTTTGGCTCACTGGGGCCCTTCCAGGCCTCACTGAGGCCTGAACCCATGACTAGCCCACTCAGAGGAGCCGGGAAACCCTTGGACAGACGGAACCTCCGTGAAGCCAGAACCCtcctgtctctgtgtgtcctGGACACTGCATTTCAGCTGGGAACCAGGAGACTAGGGCTTTGCAaaggtagggattgggggcaggagaaggggacgacagaggatgagatggctggatggcatcactgactcgatggatgcgactctgagtgaactccaggagttggtgatggacagggaggcctggcgtgctgcaattcatggggtcgcaaagagttggacacgactgagcgactgaactgaactgaactgaactgttgcatAACAGGGGAAGTGAATCATCTGGGAATCATGATGAACCATGGATTCTGAGCAAATAGGTCCAATGCAGCAGGGCCTGGGACGCTGTATTCCCAGCAAGCCTAAGGCTACCTGGTTGCTGCTGGTCCAAGGGCCGTACTTTGAAGCACAACACATCAAGGAATGTATCCtgatttcttatttcttcctgaAAAACCAGTGCTTATGGGCAACCTTTGAGTTGGCACCGCTAACTTCCTAACTCCTGTTCTAGAAAAAAGAGGGCAGATGTCCAGCATTCCTCCCAGGAAACATCCCCGTCCCCCTTCTCTTACCCCAAGTTGGTGGgctctcctccccctgctcctTAATGACTATCCCCCTCAACCATGGAAGCCCTCAGGGCATGAACTGAGGGAGCCTCCGACTCCTCACTCAGCAGTTTCCTGTCTGGCCTGACAGTTTCTGCCACTCCTGATGCTGGTGTGTGTTTCAAACAACTAGATAAATCTCAGCCAGACCTTCATGGCTCTTGGCctctcctccatccccacccccacatcaCCTGCCCTCCTCTGAGCTCCTACAAAGCAGAGGGCATAGGGTGGTTTCACGTGAGGCCCAAAAATGCAAAGTGACTTCCACAAAGGGGCTGTCCTCCAACATTCCCAGCTCTAGCCCCTCAAAGAGGACTGAGGAGGGGCTGGCTGCGGGTCCCACCCTGGATATACAGGAGAGTCACCCAGGGAGCTGGCACCTTTGGGCAGCCTGGGCCTCCCCCAGACCAGCTACATCAGAACCTCTTGGAGGTAGGGGATGCAGGAAGCAGCATTTCATCACACTCTCCTGGGGATCTGAGTGTGTAACCCCAGGGGAGAACTACTCACCTGGGCCAGTGCTTCTGAAATGCTCTTTTGCTCATGAACCACCAGGGCTCTGATAAAACCCAGAGTCTGAGTTCATAGGTCTGAGGTGGGctcagaatttgcatttctaacctGTCCCCAGGTGATACCTCTGCAGCTGAGCCCAGAGCCAATCTGGGAAACAAGACTATAGAGAAGGGACACTCCTCTCAGCCTCCAGCCCGGGCACACACTAGTTGGAGGATGGTACCAAGGAACATAATAGAGTGTGCCAAGTGCAAAGCAAGACCCCTGAGGGACCACATTCTTCAGATCTGGAGTCTTGAATGACTTACAAAAGCCTTCCGAATCACCAAAGACAGATCATTCTGCACAGCCTCTACTAATACGTCATTGGGACAGTTCAGGAATCACTCATTCCTTGTAGAAGTTCATCCACAGAGAAACTGTATTTTAGCCTTACCTGCTCTCCCGCCCTCCTGACAACAGTGTCTGGCTGCCTCCACTTGCCTGTCCTGGGCCCCTCCAACTCAGCAGCTCCAAATGCAGAGTCTCCACCCCCATCTCTGCTCTTCTTCCCATGCTCCCATAGCCGTGGTCACTCTCGAGCTCAGAATGAGCCTTTGATCTCGTCCTCTCTCACTTCCAGCCACACCCGGCCCTGAACCTGGACATCCCAGCCTGAGAAGGGTCGGGGTTCCCACAGCCCTGGACTCTGACAGCAGTATGGGCATCCCAGGGAACTCGTTAGAAATTCAGATGCTCAGGTCCCA
Protein-coding regions in this window:
- the LOC138439703 gene encoding indolethylamine N-methyltransferase-like, producing MKLPMGRAWEKRVDKMGNRSRREAAKSTARMEGKLYKGQDYKTEFQPRDYLKTFYAFDSGTVAENEILKFNLNNLFETFSPGGVGGDILIDVGTGPTIYQLISACEAFQEIIMSDYSELNLREVDKWLKKDPGAYDWSPAMQYVCGLEGDRSKWQEKEARLRRTVTQLLMCDVNQPHPLGSAQVPAADYVLSLLALECACQDVDTYQAAIQNLVGLLKPGGHLVTSVALCCREYMVGSRKFFGLSLEKETVEKAVQEAARC